From one uncultured Methanoregula sp. genomic stretch:
- a CDS encoding DUF4268 domain-containing protein, producing the protein MTLDQVIDLHHDYCLKKRLNHNREDIQKKIIEFIDSAESKKINERQRIFIVAKEFRQEVTASVLWLRSFGVDITCVKLTPYLLIDSTIAFESHILIPLPEAKDFIIQSEQKEKIEHELTAWQKEYLDFWNDLIKKMNTVLPLYYGSPTPRSYYQIRTKVPFIHFEWGFHGRSRNSFGVELHFESDKPKVNSSAIAKLEDLQKILEQKTNEKLIIQNPWGTKWARIYIERNDGTMSDELKNWAVQKMKIFYDTIQPELEKLSH; encoded by the coding sequence ATGACCCTTGATCAGGTGATTGATCTCCATCATGACTATTGTTTGAAAAAGAGATTGAACCATAACCGCGAGGACATTCAGAAGAAAATCATCGAATTTATCGATAGTGCTGAATCCAAGAAAATTAATGAGAGACAACGAATTTTCATCGTAGCAAAAGAATTCAGGCAGGAAGTGACTGCTTCAGTTCTCTGGCTGAGATCTTTTGGAGTTGACATTACCTGTGTCAAATTGACTCCCTATCTGCTGATTGATTCAACGATAGCCTTTGAATCCCATATTCTCATTCCATTACCTGAAGCAAAAGATTTCATCATTCAATCTGAACAAAAAGAGAAAATCGAGCATGAACTCACCGCGTGGCAGAAAGAATACCTCGATTTCTGGAATGACCTGATTAAGAAAATGAATACTGTTTTACCACTATACTATGGATCACCTACACCTCGCTCGTACTATCAGATTCGTACGAAAGTACCCTTTATCCATTTCGAATGGGGATTCCATGGGAGATCAAGAAATAGTTTCGGGGTTGAACTTCATTTTGAAAGTGATAAACCGAAAGTGAATAGCAGTGCTATAGCAAAATTGGAAGACCTGCAAAAGATTCTCGAACAAAAAACAAATGAAAAGCTGATCATTCAGAACCCATGGGGAACAAAATGGGCAAGGATCTATATTGAGAGAAATGATGGCACGATGTCTGATGAATTGAAAAATTGGGCAGTTCAAAAGATGAAGATCTTTTACGATACAATACAGCCGGAATTGGAAAAATTATCTCATTAA
- a CDS encoding virulence RhuM family protein, producing MSDNPVPEPATRSRILFYQSEDGTSRIEVQLEEGTVWLTQALIAELYQTTKQNVSLHIRNIINDRELAEGSVVKEYLTTAADGKNYRTLYYNLDMILAIGYRVRSHRGTQFRRWATERLSEYLIKGFVLDDERLREGKSIGADYFDELLERIRDIRASEKRFYQKIKEIYTLAIDYDPHAEATLEFFRIVQNKLHWAITGHTAAEIIAERADASKPNMGLTSWKGTKVRKGDVTVAKNYLNEAEIRSLNRIITMYLDYAEMQAQRKQPVHMKEWREKLDGFLMFNEQEILTDSGKVSMEIAQRLAIDEYEKFSQRRLTGDTIVSDMEFETIAKKIGQQKREDRNNP from the coding sequence TTGAGCGATAATCCAGTTCCGGAACCGGCGACTCGTTCCCGGATCCTTTTCTACCAGTCCGAAGACGGGACAAGCCGTATTGAGGTGCAGCTCGAAGAAGGAACCGTCTGGCTTACGCAGGCACTCATCGCAGAACTCTACCAGACAACCAAGCAGAATGTCAGCCTCCATATCAGGAATATTATCAATGACAGGGAACTGGCGGAGGGATCAGTTGTCAAGGAATACTTGACAACTGCAGCCGATGGGAAGAATTACCGGACACTGTACTACAACCTCGACATGATCCTTGCCATAGGTTACCGGGTCCGTTCCCACAGGGGCACGCAGTTCCGCAGATGGGCAACCGAGCGGCTGAGCGAATACCTCATCAAAGGATTTGTACTTGATGACGAGCGGCTCAGGGAAGGAAAGAGCATAGGTGCCGATTACTTCGACGAACTCCTCGAGCGCATCCGCGATATCCGGGCATCCGAGAAGCGGTTCTACCAGAAGATCAAGGAGATCTACACGCTCGCGATCGATTACGACCCGCATGCGGAGGCAACGCTTGAATTTTTCAGGATCGTGCAGAACAAGCTGCATTGGGCAATCACCGGCCACACTGCTGCTGAGATCATCGCAGAACGGGCTGATGCATCCAAACCGAATATGGGGCTCACGAGCTGGAAAGGTACCAAAGTGAGAAAAGGGGATGTCACCGTTGCGAAGAACTATCTTAACGAGGCCGAGATCAGGAGCCTGAACCGGATCATTACCATGTATCTCGACTATGCCGAGATGCAGGCCCAGCGGAAACAACCGGTACACATGAAGGAATGGAGAGAGAAACTCGACGGCTTCCTCATGTTCAACGAGCAGGAGATCCTCACGGATTCCGGGAAAGTCTCTATGGAGATTGCCCAGCGTCTCGCAATCGATGAATATGAAAAATTTTCCCAGCGCCGGCTCACGGGAGATACAATTGTTTCAGATATGGAATTTGAGACTATCGCGAAAAAGATTGGACAACAGAAACGTGAAGACCGGAATAATCCGTGA
- a CDS encoding winged helix-turn-helix domain-containing protein, which yields MAERRTPYEIYWEILVYCKSPRSFTAIIGRCDLNSKTGQEYIAFLCRKGYLSLIKDGERNSYVATEHARDYIALFTELYQKLFDRIPGFRL from the coding sequence ATGGCGGAACGGCGGACCCCCTACGAGATTTACTGGGAGATCCTCGTATACTGCAAATCACCCCGCTCGTTCACGGCCATCATCGGACGGTGCGATCTCAATTCGAAGACCGGGCAGGAGTATATCGCGTTCCTCTGCAGGAAAGGATATCTTTCCCTGATAAAAGACGGGGAGAGGAATTCCTATGTTGCGACCGAACATGCCCGTGATTATATCGCACTCTTTACCGAGCTGTACCAGAAACTGTTCGACCGGATCCCGGGGTTCCGGTTGTAG
- a CDS encoding STAS domain-containing protein gives MTLCEVRTIEDITIVVMPPQIDHVAAMTLDHELQGLVDEKPIGLLLDFSHTKYISSSGLRIVLKTAKAVKTGGGRFGVFSITPFVAHILEMSGFSRIFSIYDTEADAIRGVLK, from the coding sequence ATGACATTATGTGAAGTACGGACCATCGAGGATATTACGATTGTCGTCATGCCACCCCAGATCGATCATGTTGCAGCTATGACCCTGGACCACGAGCTCCAGGGACTCGTTGACGAGAAACCCATAGGACTGCTTTTGGATTTCTCGCACACAAAATATATCTCCAGCTCCGGGCTCCGGATCGTCCTCAAGACAGCAAAAGCCGTAAAAACCGGGGGTGGCCGGTTCGGGGTCTTTTCTATCACCCCCTTCGTAGCGCATATCTTAGAGATGTCCGGGTTCTCACGCATCTTCTCCATTTATGATACCGAGGCGGATGCAATCCGGGGAGTCCTGAAGTAA
- a CDS encoding amidohydrolase family protein: MPVTLIHAGTFWDGVSDAPLGPRDIRIEDGVIKEIIENIPVSKGAEEIDLRDRMVMPGLIDCHVHITLRPEMTGSFWSHSAGYKALLGAQALQSHLTNGFTTVRDCGDMDFHGYTVRDVKRAVEQGLIPGARLINSGHMLSARSGHMDVTSLLSPDCNGWQNNLADGPAEIQRVVREEIKWGAEWIKFAASGGFSSPADDPVDVGYTREEMESLVATATQYHRPVAAHLHGDEAVRMAVLAGVRSVEHGAMASKETLRLIEEKGVFLVPTQYAGVRSARFCDSEEFWISAGNNPYEKLKMRMYKDVLIENARNLAESNIKIAFGTDLGILSYRVNGAVEFSEMVANGISPVRALRAATSVAAELLMKDDIGTLAPGKCADLIAVPGNPFEDITVMEKVSFVMKAGIVCKPA; encoded by the coding sequence ATGCCGGTCACCCTGATCCATGCAGGAACGTTCTGGGATGGTGTATCCGATGCCCCTCTCGGACCCCGCGATATCCGCATCGAAGATGGTGTGATCAAAGAGATTATAGAAAATATCCCGGTGTCCAAAGGTGCAGAGGAAATCGATCTCCGGGACCGGATGGTGATGCCGGGCCTCATCGACTGCCACGTCCACATCACCCTGCGGCCGGAAATGACTGGCAGTTTCTGGAGTCATTCCGCCGGGTACAAGGCACTCCTCGGTGCCCAGGCCCTTCAGTCCCACCTGACGAACGGGTTCACCACCGTAAGGGACTGCGGGGATATGGATTTCCACGGGTACACGGTCCGCGACGTAAAGAGGGCTGTTGAGCAGGGACTCATCCCAGGCGCACGGCTGATCAATTCGGGTCATATGCTCTCTGCCCGGAGCGGCCACATGGATGTCACCTCGCTCCTCTCACCGGACTGTAATGGCTGGCAGAACAATCTTGCCGACGGGCCCGCGGAAATCCAGAGAGTTGTCCGGGAAGAGATCAAGTGGGGTGCAGAATGGATCAAGTTTGCCGCATCCGGCGGTTTTTCATCCCCGGCAGACGATCCCGTTGATGTCGGGTATACCCGGGAGGAGATGGAGAGCCTGGTCGCAACTGCCACACAATACCACCGGCCGGTAGCAGCCCATCTCCACGGGGATGAAGCGGTCCGGATGGCGGTCCTTGCCGGTGTCCGGTCGGTTGAGCACGGGGCCATGGCCTCAAAGGAGACGCTCCGGTTAATTGAGGAGAAGGGTGTCTTCCTCGTCCCGACCCAGTATGCAGGCGTGAGATCAGCCCGGTTTTGTGACAGCGAGGAATTCTGGATATCGGCAGGAAACAATCCTTATGAGAAGCTGAAGATGCGGATGTACAAGGATGTCCTTATCGAAAATGCCCGCAATCTCGCAGAAAGCAACATAAAGATAGCCTTTGGGACCGACCTGGGTATTCTCTCCTACCGTGTCAACGGTGCAGTCGAGTTTTCCGAGATGGTGGCAAACGGGATCTCACCGGTTCGTGCACTCCGTGCTGCAACAAGTGTAGCGGCCGAACTTCTCATGAAGGATGATATCGGGACGCTCGCACCTGGGAAATGTGCAGATCTCATCGCAGTTCCGGGTAATCCGTTTGAAGATATCACGGTCATGGAAAAGGTCAGCTTTGTCATGAAGGCCGGTATCGTCTGTAAACCGGCATAA